A region of uncultured Desulfobacter sp. DNA encodes the following proteins:
- the purN gene encoding phosphoribosylglycinamide formyltransferase: protein MAGKLAGKLKVGTLISGGGTNLQAIIDACNQGRIDARIVFTGSDVGGVKGLERAKKAGIDTFVVDYARIIADCRKARDLDSLLPKDFDAEDIFGKQRLVDVEKEHEKALFFIKSRVIAERELLDHIESYDMDLLVLAGFMRVFTPYFIDRINTGEKGCRIMNIHPALLPAFPGTDGYGDTFRYGCKIGGCTVHFIDYGEDTGPIIGQKAFEIGDNDTLEDVKRNGLEKEWELYPACIQKFAQSRRPS from the coding sequence ATGGCTGGAAAATTAGCTGGAAAATTAAAAGTCGGCACATTGATATCCGGCGGCGGCACCAACCTGCAGGCTATTATTGATGCCTGCAACCAGGGGCGCATTGATGCCCGGATTGTTTTTACCGGGTCAGATGTCGGCGGAGTGAAGGGGCTGGAGCGGGCAAAAAAAGCAGGCATTGACACTTTTGTGGTGGATTATGCCCGGATCATTGCCGACTGCCGCAAGGCCCGGGACCTTGACAGCCTGCTTCCCAAGGATTTTGACGCCGAAGATATCTTTGGCAAGCAGCGGCTGGTGGATGTGGAAAAGGAGCATGAAAAAGCCCTGTTTTTTATAAAATCCAGGGTTATTGCCGAACGTGAGTTGCTGGATCACATTGAATCCTATGACATGGATTTACTGGTTCTTGCCGGTTTCATGCGGGTGTTCACCCCTTATTTCATTGACCGGATTAACACCGGAGAGAAGGGGTGCAGGATTATGAATATTCATCCGGCCCTGCTGCCGGCTTTTCCCGGTACCGACGGATACGGGGACACATTCCGGTACGGGTGCAAAATCGGTGGGTGTACGGTCCACTTTATTGATTACGGGGAAGACACAGGCCCCATCATCGGCCAGAAGGCATTTGAAATAGGCGATAACGACACACTTGAGGATGTGAAAAGAAACGGGCTGGAAAAGGAGTGGGAACTATACCCGGCCTGTATTCAGAAATTTGCCCAGTCCCGCAGACCATCGTAA
- a CDS encoding TraB/GumN family protein produces the protein MNENANEHNDIHNLERDGKQIILIGTAHVSRHSAQLVSDTIASEQPDTVCVELCSNRLSSIRDKDRWQNMDIVKIIKEKKALMLFMNLLLASFQKKIADKFGIKPGQEMINAITAAEKSGAAIIPADREIQTTLSRIWRGMGFWEKTKLLFSMVLSFGQSDDIEEADIEKMKHQDILQSLLSEIKEDHPIIGEVLINERDQFLAQSIRSAPGEKIVAVVGAAHVPGILKYIEQETPIDLEALKTLPASGQVGKILKWLIPGLIVMLFVVGFLMEGKGAGTDMIWIWVLANGLFAGIGALIALAHPYTICSSIVAAPLTSLNPMIAAGWVAGLVEAFARKPKVRDLEAIPEDITTVKGFWRNNVTRILLVVVFTNLGSSIGTMTALPLMIKLLS, from the coding sequence ATGAATGAAAACGCCAATGAACATAACGACATCCACAATCTTGAGCGGGACGGCAAACAGATTATTCTTATCGGAACAGCCCATGTATCCCGGCACAGCGCCCAGCTGGTTTCGGACACCATAGCATCAGAACAGCCTGATACCGTATGTGTGGAATTATGCAGCAACCGCCTTTCTTCCATCCGGGATAAAGACAGATGGCAGAACATGGACATTGTGAAAATCATCAAGGAAAAGAAAGCCCTGATGCTGTTTATGAATCTTTTGCTGGCCTCTTTCCAGAAAAAAATAGCCGACAAATTCGGCATCAAACCCGGCCAGGAGATGATCAATGCCATTACGGCCGCAGAAAAATCAGGGGCGGCCATTATTCCTGCGGACAGGGAAATTCAAACCACCCTTTCCCGGATATGGAGGGGCATGGGCTTCTGGGAAAAAACCAAACTCTTATTTTCCATGGTATTGTCATTTGGCCAGTCCGATGACATCGAAGAGGCGGACATTGAAAAGATGAAACACCAGGACATCCTGCAATCCCTGCTTTCGGAGATCAAAGAGGACCATCCCATTATCGGGGAAGTGCTGATTAACGAGCGGGACCAGTTTCTGGCCCAAAGCATTCGAAGCGCACCGGGAGAAAAAATTGTGGCAGTTGTGGGTGCGGCCCATGTACCCGGTATCCTGAAATATATTGAGCAGGAGACCCCCATAGACCTTGAGGCACTTAAAACCTTGCCGGCCTCCGGCCAGGTGGGCAAGATATTGAAATGGCTTATCCCGGGCCTGATCGTCATGCTTTTCGTTGTGGGATTTCTCATGGAGGGCAAAGGTGCCGGAACCGACATGATCTGGATCTGGGTCCTGGCCAATGGCCTTTTTGCCGGCATCGGCGCGCTCATCGCCCTGGCCCACCCCTATACCATTTGCTCATCCATTGTGGCCGCGCCCTTAACCTCTTTGAACCCCATGATTGCAGCCGGCTGGGTGGCAGGTCTTGTGGAGGCATTCGCCCGCAAACCCAAAGTGCGCGATCTTGAGGCCATTCCCGAGGATATCACCACGGTCAAAGGCTTCTGGAGGAACAATGTCACCCGGATACTTCTGGTGGTGGTGTTTACCAATCTTGGTTCCTCCATCGGCACCATGACGGCCCTGCCCCTGATGATCAAGCTTTTGTCATGA
- a CDS encoding conjugal transfer protein TraB, which yields MKSVDEHILRATKEIIVKFIELGRLSPSNVHESFKDIYKTVNDTVKKNLDSPQDGSSGTSKS from the coding sequence ATGAAATCCGTTGACGAACACATACTTAGAGCCACTAAGGAAATCATAGTCAAGTTCATTGAGCTGGGCCGGCTGTCGCCTTCCAATGTCCATGAATCATTCAAGGATATTTACAAGACAGTCAACGACACCGTGAAAAAGAATCTGGATTCACCCCAAGATGGCTCATCCGGCACTTCGAAATCCTGA
- a CDS encoding HDOD domain-containing protein — MDIFVARQPVFTSDKKLFGYELLFRLSLDNVFPQVDGSAATSGVLANTFFSFGLNDILAGKPGLINFTRDLLIKQTPLLFPKEHIIIEVLEDIEPDPEIIASLKTLKSQGFKVALDDFVYDHKFIEMIHLCDMIKFDIMATPLDTLASVLSTITKELKHIKLLCEKVETYEEFEQAKTMGFQLFQGYFFSRPEVLKRKGLAANQVTKLKLLNEVSKQEPDLSAIENMIKNDVAISFKLLTFINSAYFQRPTALDTIKDAITFLGLQELKKFVSVVAVSDMNPDKPNELIRSSVIMARMCEQCAHVIKSIFSPEELFTVGLFSTMDAILDMPMEDILDKIALSDKIKDALLGKDRIVNQLNDLITSFQQGEWGHTRFQSVKDSKLIQNMPDFYIDALKMADSFVASA, encoded by the coding sequence ATGGACATTTTTGTAGCGCGTCAGCCTGTATTTACTTCCGATAAGAAACTGTTTGGTTACGAACTGCTATTCAGGCTCAGCCTGGACAACGTGTTCCCCCAAGTTGACGGCTCTGCCGCCACATCCGGTGTGCTGGCCAATACTTTTTTCTCCTTTGGGCTCAATGACATCCTTGCGGGCAAACCCGGTCTGATCAACTTCACCCGGGATCTTCTGATCAAACAGACACCGCTTCTTTTTCCCAAAGAGCATATCATTATTGAAGTTCTGGAAGACATTGAACCAGATCCTGAAATCATTGCATCATTAAAGACTCTTAAATCCCAGGGCTTCAAGGTTGCTCTGGATGATTTTGTTTATGACCATAAATTTATTGAAATGATTCACCTGTGCGACATGATAAAATTTGATATCATGGCTACGCCCCTGGACACCCTGGCCTCGGTTCTTAGCACCATCACAAAGGAACTTAAACATATTAAACTGTTGTGTGAAAAGGTGGAAACCTACGAAGAGTTTGAACAGGCCAAGACCATGGGGTTCCAGCTCTTCCAGGGATACTTCTTTTCAAGACCCGAAGTCCTGAAGCGTAAAGGCCTGGCTGCCAACCAGGTCACCAAACTGAAACTGTTAAATGAAGTTTCAAAACAGGAACCGGATTTAAGCGCCATAGAAAATATGATCAAAAATGATGTGGCCATCTCTTTCAAGCTTCTGACTTTTATCAACTCCGCATATTTCCAGCGGCCCACGGCCCTGGACACAATCAAGGATGCCATCACATTTTTAGGTCTGCAGGAACTGAAAAAATTTGTCAGTGTGGTGGCGGTATCGGACATGAATCCGGACAAGCCCAATGAGCTGATCCGGTCTTCGGTGATCATGGCCCGGATGTGTGAACAGTGCGCCCATGTTATAAAATCCATTTTTTCGCCGGAAGAATTATTCACGGTGGGCCTTTTTTCGACCATGGATGCCATTCTGGATATGCCCATGGAAGACATTCTTGATAAAATAGCCCTGTCTGATAAAATTAAAGACGCGCTTTTAGGCAAAGACCGCATCGTCAACCAGCTCAATGACCTGATCACAAGCTTCCAACAGGGGGAATGGGGCCATACCAGATTTCAGTCAGTCAAGGATTCAAAACTGATTCAAAACATGCCCGATTTTTATATCGACGCCCTGAAAATGGCAGATTCCTTCGTTGCCTCTGCCTGA